From a region of the Danaus plexippus chromosome 22 unlocalized genomic scaffold, MEX_DaPlex mxdp_27, whole genome shotgun sequence genome:
- the LOC116773694 gene encoding glucose dehydrogenase [FAD, quinone]-like, translating into SVSDRTSVNIGLDEISQRIENNSLPTTYIEQNPHNYDEENKYSSGEYEDEAKEKNEYDFIIVGAGSAGCVLANRLSEEEQWRILLIEAGSEEPDITMVPSLYKALKGSSLDWNYSTQPEEKSCRSMKGHMCDFTRGKSMGGSSAVNTLVYMRGNRRDYDHWEEIGNYGWGYDKLLPYFRKSENNKAVEGLDTYLHGTGGPITVERYPYYDDNSFMLLESFKESNVPEIDLTAEDNIGVNIALSTSKDGRRVSENVAYIKPIRDIRKNLDIITNAFVTKLIIDHETKTVLGVTYEKGGKSYNVYAKKEVISSGGTVNSPKLLMLSGIGPREQLESLNISVVADLSVGHNLQDHVTANGFIISLSNKTATNVSSEQLLEEVQRYHDQEPKKYGPLATTNVAGTTAFIKTMYSLENAPDIQFIFEGINNIAEFYSDPQAYLMSDSFTAAFYDGLSCKPLLIKPRSRGIILLNNNDPVHGNPLIYQRFFTDKEDIDVLIEGFKFALSLEETEAFKKNGARFVRVPIKNCENHEWGSNDYFVCLLTEYTTTIYHPVGTCKMGPSSDKDAVVDPRLRVYGVKRLRVVDASVMPFIPRGNINIPTVTIAEYISDLIKSEYKQ; encoded by the exons AGTGTCAGTGATCGGACAAGCGTTAATATTGGATTGGACGAGATATCACAAAGAATTGAAAACAATTCATTGCCAACAACTTATATCGAACAAAACCCACATAACTACGATGAGGAGAATAAATATAGTAGTGGAGAATATGAAGATGAggcaaaagaaaaaaatgaatatgatTTCATTATCGTTGGGGCTGGATCAGCAGGTTGTGTGTTAGCAAATAGATTATCAGAAGAAGAACAATGGCgg ataCTCTTGATAGAAGCTGGATCCGAGGAACCGGATATAACAATGGTACCATCACTATATAAAGCATTAAAAGGATCTTCGTTGGATTGGAACTATAGCACTCAACCGGAAGAAAAGAGTTGCAGATCCATGAAAGGACATATGTGTGATTTTACTCG TGGCAAAAGCATGGGAGGTTCGAGCGCTGTAAACACCCTTGTGTATATGAGAGGCAATAGACGTGATTATGACCATTGGGAGGAAATAGGCAACTACGGATGGGGCTATGATAAG CTCTTGCCTTACTTTAGaaaatctgaaaataataaagctgTTGAAGGACTTGATACGTATCTTCACGGAACAGGTGGACCCATCACAGTAGAGAGATATCCTTATTACGATGATAATAGTTTTATGCTTCTTGAATCTTTTAAGGAATCTAATGTCCCAGAAATAGATTTAACTGCAGAAGATAATATTGGTGTCAATATAGCTCTATCAACTTCTAAAGATGGAAGAAGAGTATCAGAAAATGTGGCTTACATCAAGCCTATTCGTGATATAAGAAAGAATCTTGATATTATAACAAACGCTTTTGTgaccaaattaattatagaccACGAAACAAAAACGGTTTTAGGTGTTACGTATGAGAAAGGTGGCAAATCCTACAATGTTTATGCTAAAAAGGAAGTAATATCTAGTGGTGGAACTGTCAATTCCCCAAAATTATTGATGTTATCTGGTATTGGGCCTAGGGAGCAATTAGAGAGTTTGAATATATCGGTTGTTGCTGACTTATCTGTTGGTCATAATTTACAAGACCACGTTACTGCGaacggttttattatttctctgTCAAATAAAACTGCCACCAACGTTAGTTCTGAGCAATTATTAGAAGAGGTGCAACGGTACCATGACCAGGAACCGAAAAAGTATGGACCATTGGCAACTACAAATGTTGCTGGTACTACTgcgtttataaaaactatgtacTCTCTTGAAAATGCACcagatatacaatttatttttgaaggtattaataatattgcgGAGTTTTATTCTGATCCTCAAGCTTATTTAATGAGTGACAGTTTTACTGCTGCTTTTTATGATGGACTTTCTTGTAAAcctcttttaataaaaccacgAAGTAGAGGTATTATTTTGCTTAACAATAACGATCCCGTTCACGGGAACCCTTTGATTTATCAGCGTTTCTTTACTGATAAGGAAGATATAGATGTTCTTATAGAAGGTTTTAAGTTTGCTTTAAGTTTAGAAGAAACTgaagcatttaaaaaaaatggagcGCGTTTTGTAAGAGTTCCTATAAAAAACTGTGAAAATCATGAGTGGGGATCCAatgattattttgtatgtttactTACTGAGTATACTACTACTATTTATCATCCGGTTGGGACTTGTAAAATGGGGCCTTCGTCGGATAAAGACGCAGTTGTCGATCCTAGATTACGGGTGTACGGTGTCAAACGATTAAGAGTTGTTGATGCATCTGTAATGCCGTTTATACCAAGaggcaatataaatataccaaCAGTAACAATAGCAGAATATATATCGGATCTAATCAAATCTGAATATAAGCAATAa